A part of Homoserinibacter sp. YIM 151385 genomic DNA contains:
- a CDS encoding lipoate--protein ligase family protein, which yields MHGEFKVPGGKLVVVDLEVVDGRIRDFRLAGDFFLEPDDALAAIDAAIEGLPAETDARKLAAAVQAALPEGAVLLGFAPESVATAIRRAITTTTDWSDYEWELLHPGPLPANMHLALDEVLTQEVGEGRRRPTLRIWEWSERTVVIGSFQSVRNEVDAVEAEREGFRVVRRISGGGAMYIEPGSAVTYSLYVPGELVQGMTFADSYAYLDDWVIQALQGLGIDAVYKPLNDISSPTGKIGGAAQKRLGGGGVLHHVTMSYDMDGEKMSRVLRIGREKLSDKGTTSAAKRVDPLRSQTGLPREEIIERMLDTFRSLHGLAPGELTPEELAHAEQLVADKFGTEEWLHRVP from the coding sequence ATGCACGGAGAGTTCAAGGTCCCCGGCGGCAAGCTCGTGGTCGTCGACCTGGAGGTCGTCGACGGCCGCATCCGCGACTTCCGCCTCGCGGGCGACTTCTTCCTCGAGCCCGACGACGCCCTCGCCGCGATCGACGCCGCCATCGAGGGCCTCCCCGCCGAGACGGATGCGCGCAAGCTGGCCGCCGCCGTCCAGGCCGCGCTGCCCGAGGGGGCGGTCCTGCTCGGCTTCGCCCCCGAATCCGTCGCGACCGCGATCCGCCGCGCCATCACGACGACGACCGACTGGTCCGACTACGAGTGGGAGCTGCTGCATCCCGGCCCGCTGCCCGCGAACATGCACCTCGCGCTCGACGAGGTCCTCACCCAGGAGGTCGGCGAGGGGCGACGCCGCCCCACCCTCCGCATCTGGGAGTGGAGCGAGCGCACCGTCGTCATCGGCAGCTTCCAGTCGGTGCGGAACGAGGTGGATGCCGTGGAGGCCGAGCGGGAGGGCTTCCGCGTCGTGCGGCGCATCTCCGGCGGCGGCGCGATGTACATCGAGCCCGGCAGCGCCGTCACCTACTCGCTCTACGTGCCGGGCGAGCTCGTGCAGGGCATGACCTTCGCCGACAGCTACGCCTACCTCGACGACTGGGTCATCCAGGCGCTGCAGGGCCTCGGCATCGACGCGGTCTACAAGCCGCTCAACGACATCTCGTCGCCCACCGGCAAGATCGGCGGCGCCGCGCAGAAGCGGCTCGGCGGCGGCGGCGTGCTCCACCACGTGACCATGTCGTACGACATGGACGGCGAGAAGATGTCGCGCGTGCTCCGCATCGGCCGCGAGAAGCTGAGCGACAAGGGCACGACGAGCGCCGCGAAGCGCGTCGACCCATTGCGCAGCCAGACCGGACTGCCGCGCGAGGAGATCATCGAGCGGATGCTCGACACGTTCCGCTCGCTCCACGGGCTCGCGCCCGGCGAGCTGACCCCCGAGGAGCTGGCCCACGCCGAGCAGCTCGTCGCCGACAAGTTCGGCACCGAGGAGTGGCTGCACCGCGTCCCCTGA
- a CDS encoding alpha/beta fold hydrolase gives MPEDAGVAREDRSYTDAWGIRIHAYLWPAREPRGIVQIAHGVGEHARRYEHVAQALAAAGWTVVADDHRGHGATGLGQHGGDHARLGRLGPGGTHAATEGVRGLTRLVREELPGLPLAILGHSWGSLLAQRIIDRHAGEYEAVVLSGTALRTLRRMNGGDLAKRHRPPGGGTGVEWLSRDPEVAEAFLADPLTLDAKVPQLFGVLEAAKLLGTPRRLARDIPMLIQIGSEDTLGGPRSVELLAAAYRRAGLSEVEVQIYEGARHEVYNETNRAEVIAELADWLDRHLAPAPA, from the coding sequence ATGCCCGAGGATGCCGGCGTCGCCCGCGAGGACCGCAGCTACACCGACGCGTGGGGGATCCGCATCCACGCCTACCTCTGGCCCGCGCGCGAGCCGCGCGGGATCGTGCAGATCGCGCACGGCGTCGGCGAGCACGCCCGCCGCTACGAGCACGTCGCGCAGGCGCTCGCCGCCGCCGGGTGGACCGTCGTCGCCGACGACCACCGCGGCCACGGCGCGACCGGACTCGGCCAGCACGGCGGCGACCACGCCCGGCTCGGCCGCCTCGGCCCCGGCGGCACGCACGCCGCGACCGAGGGGGTCCGCGGGCTCACGCGACTCGTCCGCGAGGAGCTTCCCGGCCTCCCGCTCGCGATCCTCGGCCACAGCTGGGGCTCCCTCCTCGCGCAGCGCATCATCGACCGCCACGCCGGGGAGTACGAGGCGGTCGTGCTCAGCGGCACCGCCCTCCGCACCCTCCGCCGCATGAACGGCGGCGACCTCGCGAAGCGGCACCGGCCGCCCGGAGGCGGCACCGGCGTCGAGTGGCTGAGCCGCGACCCCGAGGTGGCGGAGGCGTTCCTCGCCGACCCGCTCACGCTGGATGCGAAGGTGCCGCAGCTGTTCGGCGTGCTCGAGGCCGCGAAGCTGCTCGGCACCCCGCGCCGGCTCGCCCGCGATATCCCGATGCTGATCCAGATCGGCTCCGAGGACACCCTCGGCGGTCCCCGCAGCGTCGAGCTGCTCGCGGCCGCGTACCGGCGGGCCGGCCTGAGCGAGGTCGAGGTGCAGATCTACGAGGGCGCCCGGCACGAGGTCTACAACGAGACGAACCGTGCCGAGGTCATCGCGGAGCTCGCCGACTGGCTCGACCGGCACCTCGCCCCTGCGCCCGCCTAG
- a CDS encoding MarR family winged helix-turn-helix transcriptional regulator has product MTARDQDAIDHELRILFQKISRRIRVNRADEAISDAQLSILFRLEEHGPLTPGRLAEHERVTPPSVNRTLNALEAEGRIRRVPRADDGRKVDVELTDAGRAVIAETRRLRSRWFTLRLEDLPQDERRALEAVIPTLRRLADS; this is encoded by the coding sequence ATGACGGCACGGGATCAGGACGCGATCGACCACGAGCTCCGCATCCTGTTCCAGAAGATCTCGCGCCGCATCCGCGTGAACCGGGCCGACGAGGCCATCAGCGACGCGCAGCTCAGCATCCTGTTCCGCCTCGAGGAGCACGGCCCGCTCACCCCCGGCCGGCTCGCCGAGCACGAGCGCGTCACCCCGCCCTCCGTCAACCGAACCCTCAACGCCCTCGAGGCCGAGGGCCGCATCCGCCGCGTGCCCCGCGCCGACGACGGCCGGAAGGTCGACGTCGAGCTCACCGACGCCGGCCGTGCGGTCATCGCCGAGACCCGGCGCCTCCGCAGCCGATGGTTCACGCTGCGACTCGAGGACCTCCCCCAGGACGAGCGACGCGCCCTCGAGGCGGTGATCCCCACCCTGCGCCGCCTCGCGGACTCGTGA
- a CDS encoding MFS transporter: MFRSLGVFNYRIWFAGALVSNVGTWMQRTAQDWIVLTDLTDHDAAAVGVTMALQFAPQLLLVPVSGLIADRVDRRRMLLLTQSAMGLLALGLGILTVTGTATLLIVYGFALALGIVSALDAPARQTFVGELVPDTHLANAVALNSASFNGARLIGPAVAGLLTAAVGAGWVFMINTATFAAVVGATLLLRRGELRPATRAARERGQIRAGFRYVRGRPDILVIFAMVFLVGTFGMNYPIFASTMAVEFGGDAGEFGMLSSIIAIGSVTGALIAARRERPRLRIVVAAAGGFGLATATAALMPGLWSYAAVLVAVGFCSLTMMTSANAYVQTTTSPVMRGRVMALYMAIFVGGTPVGAPLVGWIANLAGPRWSMGVGALSGVLAAGIAVAWMMRAHGLRLRYDPDARLRLSWRYRGDGRDRELATQEIAVVEAAAQRG, translated from the coding sequence ATGTTCCGATCCCTCGGGGTCTTCAACTACCGCATCTGGTTCGCCGGCGCCCTCGTCTCCAACGTCGGGACGTGGATGCAGCGCACCGCCCAGGACTGGATCGTCCTCACCGACCTCACCGACCACGACGCGGCCGCCGTCGGCGTCACCATGGCGCTCCAGTTCGCGCCGCAGCTGCTGCTCGTGCCCGTCTCGGGGCTCATCGCCGACCGCGTCGACCGGCGGCGGATGCTGCTGCTCACCCAGAGCGCCATGGGGCTCCTCGCGCTCGGCCTCGGCATCCTCACCGTCACCGGCACCGCGACGCTCCTCATCGTCTACGGCTTCGCGCTCGCCCTCGGCATCGTCTCCGCCCTCGACGCCCCGGCCCGCCAGACCTTCGTGGGCGAGCTCGTGCCCGACACCCACCTCGCGAACGCGGTCGCCCTCAACTCGGCCTCCTTCAACGGGGCGCGACTCATCGGCCCCGCAGTCGCCGGCCTGCTCACGGCGGCGGTCGGCGCCGGCTGGGTCTTCATGATCAACACGGCGACCTTCGCGGCGGTCGTCGGCGCGACCCTCCTCCTGCGCCGCGGCGAGCTGCGCCCCGCGACGCGCGCCGCCCGCGAGCGCGGCCAGATCCGCGCCGGGTTCCGCTATGTGCGGGGCCGACCCGACATCCTCGTGATCTTCGCGATGGTGTTCCTCGTCGGCACCTTCGGCATGAACTACCCGATCTTCGCCTCCACCATGGCGGTCGAGTTCGGCGGGGATGCCGGGGAGTTCGGGATGCTGAGCTCCATCATCGCGATCGGCTCGGTCACGGGGGCGCTCATCGCGGCGAGGCGCGAGCGGCCCCGGCTGCGGATCGTCGTCGCGGCGGCGGGCGGCTTCGGGCTCGCGACCGCGACCGCCGCGCTCATGCCGGGACTGTGGAGCTACGCCGCCGTGCTCGTCGCGGTCGGCTTCTGCTCGCTCACCATGATGACGAGCGCGAACGCCTACGTGCAGACGACGACCTCGCCCGTCATGCGCGGCCGGGTGATGGCGCTCTACATGGCGATCTTCGTCGGCGGGACGCCCGTCGGGGCGCCGCTCGTGGGGTGGATCGCGAACCTCGCCGGCCCGCGCTGGTCGATGGGGGTCGGGGCCCTCTCCGGCGTGCTCGCCGCCGGGATCGCCGTGGCCTGGATGATGCGGGCGCACGGGCTGCGGCTCCGCTACGACCCGGACGCGCGCCTCCGCCTCAGCTGGCGGTATCGCGGCGACGGGCGCGACCGCGAGCTCGCGACGCAGGAGATCGCGGTCGTCGAGGCGGCGGCGCAGCGCGGCTGA
- a CDS encoding response regulator — protein sequence MRILIADDDPQILRALRITLAAHGYEVTTASDGRAALEAASRTHPELVVIDLGMPGLTGVEVIQAIRGWSAVPILVVSGRTESWDKVEALDAGADDYVVKPFAIEELLARLRALGRRSAPAEEAPVVSFGDVVVDLAARVVTRDGRSVRLTPTEWRLLEVLLRSPGRLVSREHLLTEVWGPQYTRDTGYLRLYFSQLRRKLEVDPSNPVHLVTEPGMGYRFAE from the coding sequence ATGAGGATCCTCATCGCCGACGACGACCCGCAGATCCTGCGGGCGCTCCGCATCACCCTCGCCGCCCACGGCTACGAGGTGACGACCGCCTCCGACGGCCGCGCCGCCCTCGAGGCCGCGAGCCGCACGCATCCCGAGCTCGTCGTCATCGACCTCGGGATGCCGGGACTGACCGGCGTCGAGGTCATCCAGGCGATCCGCGGCTGGAGCGCCGTGCCGATCCTCGTCGTCTCGGGCCGCACCGAGTCCTGGGACAAGGTGGAGGCGCTCGACGCGGGCGCCGACGACTACGTGGTGAAGCCCTTCGCGATCGAGGAGCTGCTCGCCCGGCTCCGGGCGCTCGGCCGGCGAAGCGCGCCCGCCGAGGAGGCGCCCGTCGTGTCGTTCGGGGATGTCGTCGTCGATCTCGCGGCGCGCGTCGTGACTCGCGATGGCCGCTCGGTGCGGCTCACGCCCACCGAGTGGCGGCTGCTGGAGGTGCTGCTGCGCAGCCCCGGCCGTCTCGTCAGCCGCGAGCACCTGCTCACCGAGGTGTGGGGTCCCCAGTACACGCGCGACACCGGCTACCTGCGCCTCTACTTCTCGCAGCTGCGCCGCAAGCTCGAGGTCGACCCCTCGAACCCCGTGCACCTCGTGACCGAGCCCGGCATGGGCTACCGCTTCGCGGAGTAG
- a CDS encoding DUF4118 domain-containing protein — protein sequence MGRGRLRVLLGAAPGVGKTYTMLEEGRRLRAAGVDVVVGVVETHGRAATAALVEGLELVPRRRVEHRGVVLEELDLDAVIARAPQLALVDELAHTNAPGSAHAKRWGDVEALLDAGIDVISTVNIQHITSLGDVVTQITGVVQRETIPDDVLRRAEQIELIDLAPQALRDRLAQGVVYPAARIDAALSNYFRLGNLTALRELALLWLADEVDSALQRYRAEQGIDAAWEARERVVVALTGGAEGETLLRRGARIAARSGKGQLVAVHVASPDGLQDADAARLAEQADLARTLGGSYHRIVAEDVAAALVEFARASNATQLVIGVSRRSRVTRLLGGSGTSSEVIRRSGDIDVHIVTHAEAGAVRRWQLPKIGGALAPSRLIAGFALTLLGLPALTWALVRFRSEATVVSDVLLLQLFVVVVALAGGIWPALLAAIAAGVVFDYFFVLPYSTLAIDDPLHALALAIFVAVAVLVSIVVDRAARRARVADRARAEAEVLVSVAGAMLRGGDALGTLVDRLREAFGMASVLLRQDGRIAAAAKEPERLRGDDEETEIPLGAGASLYLRGRPLSASDRRILGAFVAQLEGALEQRRLQEVAAEAAPIAEADRLRSALLAAVGHDLRRPLAAATAAVGSLRTSGAKLTKADRSELLETADESLASLGSLVTDLLDASRLQAGVLGVALAPVALEELVVGALDELGLAPGDVELRLDETPSALADAALARRAIVNILANALRFAPEPPVVATSAFAGRVQLRVVDTGPGVPEDELERIFLPFQRRGDLDNTAGVGLGLALSRGFAEAMGGAMHAEPTPGGGLTLVLDLPAAERGEAAA from the coding sequence ATGGGACGAGGCCGCCTGCGCGTGCTGCTCGGCGCCGCGCCGGGCGTCGGCAAGACGTACACGATGCTCGAGGAGGGTCGGCGTCTGCGGGCGGCCGGCGTGGATGTCGTCGTCGGGGTCGTCGAGACGCACGGCCGGGCGGCGACGGCCGCGCTCGTCGAGGGGCTCGAGCTCGTGCCGCGCCGCCGGGTCGAGCACCGCGGGGTCGTGCTCGAGGAGCTCGACCTCGACGCCGTCATCGCCCGAGCGCCGCAGCTCGCGCTCGTCGACGAGCTCGCCCACACGAACGCCCCGGGCTCCGCGCACGCGAAGCGCTGGGGCGATGTCGAGGCCCTGCTCGATGCGGGGATCGACGTCATCTCGACCGTCAACATCCAGCACATCACCTCGCTCGGCGATGTCGTCACGCAGATCACGGGGGTCGTGCAGCGCGAGACGATCCCCGACGACGTCCTCCGACGCGCCGAGCAGATCGAGCTCATCGACCTCGCACCGCAGGCGCTCCGCGACCGCCTCGCGCAGGGCGTCGTCTACCCCGCCGCGCGCATCGACGCCGCCCTCAGCAACTACTTCCGTCTCGGCAACCTGACCGCCCTGCGCGAGCTCGCGCTGCTCTGGCTCGCCGACGAGGTCGACTCCGCGCTGCAGCGGTACCGGGCCGAGCAGGGCATCGACGCCGCGTGGGAGGCGCGCGAGCGGGTCGTCGTCGCGCTCACCGGCGGCGCCGAGGGCGAGACGCTGCTCCGCCGCGGTGCCCGCATCGCGGCGCGCTCCGGCAAGGGCCAGCTCGTCGCCGTCCACGTCGCGAGCCCGGACGGCCTCCAGGACGCGGATGCGGCCCGCCTCGCCGAGCAGGCGGATCTCGCGCGCACCCTCGGCGGCAGCTACCACCGCATCGTCGCGGAGGACGTCGCGGCCGCGCTCGTCGAGTTCGCGCGGGCCTCGAACGCGACCCAGCTCGTCATCGGGGTCTCCCGCCGTTCGCGCGTGACCCGCCTCCTCGGCGGCTCGGGCACCTCCTCCGAGGTGATCCGCCGCTCGGGCGACATCGACGTGCACATCGTCACCCATGCGGAGGCCGGCGCGGTCCGGCGCTGGCAGCTGCCGAAGATCGGCGGTGCGCTGGCGCCCTCGCGGCTCATCGCGGGCTTCGCGCTCACGCTGCTCGGCCTGCCCGCCCTCACCTGGGCGCTCGTGCGGTTCCGCTCGGAGGCGACCGTCGTGAGCGACGTGCTCCTCCTTCAGCTCTTCGTCGTCGTGGTCGCCCTCGCCGGCGGGATCTGGCCCGCACTCCTCGCCGCGATCGCGGCGGGCGTCGTCTTCGACTACTTCTTCGTGCTGCCGTACTCGACGCTCGCGATCGACGATCCGCTGCACGCGCTCGCCCTCGCGATCTTCGTCGCCGTCGCGGTGCTCGTCTCGATCGTCGTCGACCGCGCGGCGCGGCGCGCCCGCGTCGCCGACCGCGCCCGGGCCGAGGCCGAGGTCCTCGTCTCCGTGGCGGGGGCGATGCTGCGCGGCGGGGATGCCCTCGGCACCCTCGTCGACCGGCTGCGGGAGGCCTTCGGGATGGCGAGCGTGCTGCTGCGCCAGGACGGCCGGATCGCGGCGGCCGCGAAAGAGCCCGAGCGGCTCCGCGGCGACGACGAGGAGACCGAGATCCCGCTCGGCGCGGGCGCCAGCCTCTACCTGCGGGGCCGCCCGCTGAGCGCCTCCGACCGCCGCATCCTCGGCGCCTTCGTCGCCCAGCTCGAGGGGGCGCTCGAGCAGCGCCGCCTCCAGGAGGTCGCGGCCGAGGCGGCGCCGATCGCCGAGGCCGACCGCCTCCGCAGCGCGCTCCTCGCGGCCGTCGGGCACGACCTGCGCCGCCCGCTCGCCGCCGCGACCGCCGCCGTCGGCTCCCTCCGCACCTCGGGCGCGAAGCTCACGAAGGCGGACCGCTCCGAGCTCCTCGAGACCGCCGACGAGAGCCTCGCCTCGCTCGGATCCCTCGTCACCGACCTGCTGGATGCCAGCCGCCTCCAGGCGGGGGTCCTCGGCGTCGCGCTCGCCCCGGTCGCGCTCGAGGAGCTCGTCGTGGGGGCGCTCGACGAGCTCGGCCTCGCCCCCGGCGACGTCGAGCTGCGCCTCGACGAGACCCCGTCGGCCCTCGCGGATGCCGCCCTCGCGCGCCGGGCGATCGTCAACATCCTCGCGAACGCGCTGCGCTTCGCGCCGGAGCCGCCCGTCGTCGCGACGAGCGCCTTCGCGGGACGCGTGCAGCTGCGCGTCGTCGACACCGGCCCCGGGGTCCCCGAGGACGAGCTGGAGCGGATCTTCCTGCCCTTCCAGCGCCGCGGCGACCTCGACAACACGGCGGGCGTCGGGCTGGGTCTCGCGCTGTCGCGCGGCTTCGCGGAGGCGATGGGCGGCGCCATGCACGCCGAGCCGACCCCGGGCGGCGGCCTCACGCTCGTGCTCGACCTGCCGGCCGCCGAGCGGGGGGAGGCCGCGGCATGA
- the kdpC gene encoding potassium-transporting ATPase subunit KdpC: protein MATRHPLRQTWTAVRAVLVLTVVLGLGYTAIITAIGQVVMPSQANGALLRGVDGEVVGSALIGQSFTDADGNALPEWFQSRPSAAGDGYDGSASSGSNLGPENEDLVAAIEDRRAAIAELEGVDPAVVPADALTASSSGLDPHISPEYAAIQVARVAEARGLEVAQVEELVAAATTPADLGVAGRPVVNVLQLNLALAELDAG from the coding sequence ATGGCCACCCGCCACCCCCTCCGCCAGACCTGGACGGCCGTCCGCGCCGTCCTCGTCCTCACCGTCGTGCTCGGCCTCGGCTACACGGCGATCATCACCGCGATCGGCCAGGTCGTGATGCCCTCGCAGGCGAACGGCGCGCTCCTGCGCGGCGTCGACGGCGAGGTCGTCGGCTCGGCGCTCATCGGCCAGTCCTTCACGGACGCCGACGGGAACGCGCTGCCCGAGTGGTTCCAGTCGCGGCCCTCCGCTGCGGGCGACGGCTATGACGGCTCGGCATCGAGCGGATCCAACCTCGGCCCCGAGAACGAGGACCTCGTGGCCGCGATCGAGGATCGTCGAGCCGCGATCGCCGAGCTCGAGGGCGTCGACCCGGCCGTCGTCCCGGCGGACGCGCTCACCGCATCCTCGTCGGGCCTCGACCCGCACATCAGCCCCGAGTACGCCGCGATCCAGGTCGCGCGCGTCGCCGAGGCCCGCGGCCTCGAGGTCGCGCAGGTCGAGGAGCTCGTCGCCGCCGCGACGACGCCCGCCGACCTCGGCGTCGCCGGCCGCCCGGTCGTCAACGTGCTGCAGCTCAACCTGGCGCTCGCCGAGCTGGATGCCGGCTAG
- the kdpB gene encoding potassium-transporting ATPase subunit KdpB, protein MTSAFSIGQLRQALPGAIRKLNPKHLWRNPVMLLVEAGAVLTTAIAIAEPFIGRDASGGSELPVSFSAGIAVWLWATVLFANLAESVAEGRGKAQAASLRATRTTTQATRAESYDEQGDPEARRSRTASVASADLRLGDVVIVEAGELIPGDGDIVAGIATVDESAITGESAPVVREHGGDRSAVTGGTRVLSDRIVVRITSKPGETFVDRMISLVEGAARQRTPNEIALNILLASLTIIFLVVVVTLNPIADSAGTAVSIPVLVALLVCLIPTTIGALLSAIGIAGMDRLVQRNVLAMSGRAVEAAGDVTTLLLDKTGTITYGNRRAVEFLPLAGVEHLDLVDAAKRSSLADPTPEGASVVELAGGPIELASSAVPVPFTAQTRMSGVDLADGTEIRKGAASAVATWVAESGGDRDGERSGLDAIVERISASGGTPLVVAVRSAGGAAATLGVIHLKDVVKEGLRERFAELRAMGIRTIMITGDNKLTATAIAAEAGVDDVLAEATPEDKLALIRREQEGGNLVAMTGDGTNDAPALAQADVGVAMNTGTSAAKEAGNMVDLDSDPTKLIDVVRIGKQLLITRGALTTFSIANDIAKYFAVIPAMFAGALPGLQALDIMQLSSPASAILSAIIFNALVIIALIPLALRGVRTRVGSASSVLGRNLLVYGLGGVIAPFIGIKLIDLVVSLIPGF, encoded by the coding sequence GTGACCTCCGCATTCTCGATCGGCCAGCTCCGGCAGGCGCTCCCGGGCGCCATCCGCAAGCTGAACCCGAAGCACCTCTGGCGCAACCCCGTCATGCTCCTCGTCGAGGCCGGCGCGGTGCTCACCACCGCGATCGCCATCGCGGAGCCCTTCATCGGGCGCGACGCGAGCGGCGGCAGCGAGCTGCCCGTCTCGTTCAGCGCCGGCATCGCGGTCTGGCTCTGGGCGACCGTCCTCTTCGCGAACCTCGCGGAGTCGGTGGCCGAGGGCCGAGGCAAGGCGCAGGCGGCCTCCCTCCGCGCCACCCGCACGACGACCCAGGCGACACGCGCCGAGTCCTACGACGAGCAGGGCGACCCGGAGGCGCGGCGATCGCGCACGGCCTCCGTCGCCTCCGCGGATCTGCGGCTCGGGGATGTCGTGATCGTCGAGGCCGGGGAGCTCATCCCCGGAGACGGGGACATCGTCGCGGGCATCGCGACGGTCGACGAGTCCGCCATCACGGGCGAGTCGGCGCCGGTCGTGCGCGAGCACGGCGGCGACCGCTCCGCCGTGACCGGCGGCACGCGGGTCCTCAGCGACCGCATCGTCGTGCGCATCACCTCGAAGCCGGGCGAGACCTTCGTCGACCGGATGATCTCGCTCGTCGAGGGCGCCGCGCGGCAGCGCACGCCCAACGAGATCGCGCTCAACATCCTGCTCGCGAGCCTCACGATCATCTTCCTCGTCGTCGTCGTGACCCTGAACCCGATCGCCGACTCCGCGGGCACCGCCGTCAGCATCCCCGTCCTCGTCGCGCTCCTCGTGTGCCTCATCCCGACGACGATCGGCGCGCTCCTCAGCGCGATCGGCATCGCCGGCATGGACCGACTCGTGCAGCGCAACGTGCTCGCGATGTCCGGCCGCGCCGTCGAGGCGGCGGGCGACGTGACGACGCTGCTGCTCGACAAGACGGGCACCATCACCTACGGCAACCGCCGCGCGGTCGAGTTCCTCCCGCTCGCGGGCGTCGAGCACCTCGACCTCGTGGATGCCGCGAAGCGCTCCTCGCTCGCCGACCCGACGCCCGAGGGCGCCTCGGTCGTCGAGCTGGCGGGGGGCCCGATCGAGCTCGCGAGCTCGGCCGTGCCCGTCCCCTTCACCGCGCAGACCCGCATGAGCGGCGTCGATCTCGCCGACGGCACCGAGATCCGCAAGGGCGCCGCCTCGGCGGTCGCGACCTGGGTCGCGGAGTCGGGCGGCGACCGCGACGGCGAGCGCTCGGGCCTCGACGCCATCGTGGAGCGGATCTCGGCCTCGGGCGGCACCCCGCTCGTCGTCGCGGTGCGCTCCGCGGGCGGCGCGGCCGCGACGCTCGGCGTCATCCACCTCAAGGACGTCGTCAAGGAGGGGCTCCGCGAGCGCTTCGCGGAGCTCCGGGCGATGGGCATCCGCACGATCATGATCACGGGCGACAACAAACTCACCGCGACCGCGATCGCCGCGGAGGCGGGTGTCGACGACGTCCTCGCGGAGGCGACACCGGAGGACAAGCTCGCGCTCATCCGACGCGAGCAGGAGGGCGGCAACCTCGTCGCGATGACGGGCGACGGCACGAACGATGCGCCCGCCCTCGCGCAGGCGGATGTCGGCGTGGCCATGAACACGGGGACCTCCGCCGCGAAGGAGGCCGGCAACATGGTCGACCTCGACTCCGACCCGACGAAGCTCATCGACGTCGTCCGGATCGGCAAGCAGCTGCTCATCACGCGCGGCGCGCTGACGACCTTCTCGATCGCCAACGACATCGCGAAGTACTTCGCCGTCATCCCGGCGATGTTCGCGGGGGCGCTCCCGGGCCTCCAGGCGCTCGACATCATGCAGCTCTCGAGCCCGGCGTCGGCGATCCTCTCGGCGATCATCTTCAACGCGCTCGTGATCATCGCGCTCATCCCGCTCGCCCTGCGCGGTGTGCGCACGCGGGTCGGGTCGGCGTCGAGCGTCCTCGGGCGCAACCTGCTCGTGTACGGGCTCGGCGGCGTCATCGCGCCCTTCATCGGCATCAAGCTCATCGACCTCGTCGTGAGCCTCATCCCCGGCTTCTAG